Proteins encoded together in one Mastomys coucha isolate ucsf_1 unplaced genomic scaffold, UCSF_Mcou_1 pScaffold16, whole genome shotgun sequence window:
- the LOC116094171 gene encoding TD and POZ domain-containing protein 1-like: MSGDMEVNNWNSTQARVQKFCYEWTINNFSFCKGGIQKKITSPVFSLEANDEVAWCLRVYTNGVDEGSKDYLSVYLGMLSYQESTVWAKIQFWIINFQGEKRQRTKSTSVVRFLPNQHWGFRKFIRRDFLLSHQRWFLPDDQLTLCCKVSIVGAFLRMPGQNMTPAIKDPRHMLADDLGELWENSLFTDCCLLVAGHKFKAHKAILAAHSPVFRAMFEHEMEESLTNHIEIHDVDLQVFKEMMGFIYMGKEPDFHSHSMSSGMLAAADKYGLEGLKVLCEEALFRNLSVENAAYTLILADLHSTKHLKTQALDFIALYASEVSETLEWKSMMESHPHLVAEAFCSLASAQGALTQTPNKIL; encoded by the coding sequence ATGTCAGGGGACATGGAAGTCAACAACTGGAACTCCACACAGGCCAGGGTTCAAAAATTCTGCTATGAGTGGACCATTAATAACTTTTCATTTTGCAAGGGgggaattcagaaaaaaattacaagccCGGTGTTCTCATTAGAGGCCAATGATGAAGTGGCCTGGTGTTTGAGAGTATACACAAATGGGGTTGATGAAGGAAGCAAAGATTACCTGTCAGTTTACCTGGGAATGCTCAGCTATCAAGAGAGCACCGTTTGGGCAAAGATCCAGTTCTGGATCATAAATTTCCAAGGAGAGAAACGTCAACGTACAAAGAGCACGAGTGTAGTAAGGTTTCTGCCAAACCAACACTGGGGATTCAGAAAGTTCATCCGTCGAGATTTTCTCCTCTCCCATCAGCGTTGGTTCCTCCCTGACGACCAGCTCACCCTCTGCTGCAAGGTGAGCATAGTAGGAGCCTTCCTTAGGATGCCTGGACAGAACATGACCCCTGCAATCAAGGATCCAAGGCACATGTTGGCAGATGACCTAGGGGAACTGTGGGAGAATTCCCTCTTCACAGACTGCTGCCTGTTGGTAGCTGGTCATAAATTCAAGGCTCACAAGGCCATCCTAGCAGCTCATTCTCCAGTTTTCAGAGCCATGTTTGAACATGAAATGGAGGAGAGCCTAACAAACCACATTGAGATCCATGACGTGGATCTCCAAGTCTTCAAGGAGATGATGGGCTTCATTTACATGGGGAAGGAGCCAGACTTCCACAGCCACTCCATGTCCTCTGGTATGCTGGCAGCTGCTGACAAATATGGCCTAGAGGGCTTGAAGGTCTTGTGTGAGGAGGCCCTCTTCAGGAACCTCTCTGTGGAGAATGCTGCATACACTCTCATCCTGGCTGACCTCCACAGCACAAAGCACCTGAAGACTCAGGCCCTGGATTTCATTGCACTTTATGCTTCTGAGGTCTCTGAGACCTTGGAGTGGAAGTCAATGATGGAGTCACACCCCCACTTGGTGGCTGAAGCCTTCTGCTCCCTGGCTTCTGCCCAGGGAGCCCTCACTCAAACACCTAATAAGATTTTATGA
- the LOC116093241 gene encoding TD and POZ domain-containing protein 2-like: MSGDMEVNNWGSSRIKVQKFCYEWTISNFSLFMGGLRRKIQSPVFSLGANDELAWCLRVYTNGVDEESKDHVSVYLVLLSRPVRAIRAKFKFWIINSHGEKYQSRKHTIAISFLLNQEWGFRRFIPRDFLLSNQQWLLPGDQLTLCCKVNIVGADFSMPGQTMSPAIKDLKHILTYDLGELWENSLFTDCSLLVAGHEFRAHKAILAARSPVFRPEDQPTLCCNMNIVQGSFSISGQYRKLAIGVPSNKRPPP, encoded by the exons ATGTCAGGAGATATGGAAGTCAATAACTGGGGCTCCTCACGTATCAAGGTTCAGAAATTCTGCTATGAGTGGACCATTAGCAACTTTTCGCTTTTCATGGGGGGACTTCGGAGAAAAATTCAAAGCCCAGTGTTCTCATTAGGGGCCAATGATGAACTGGCCTGGTGTTTGAGAGTATACACAAATGGGGTTGATGAAGAAAGCAAAGATCACGTGTCAGTTTACCTGGTGTTGCTCAGCCGTCCAGTAAGAGCAATTAGGGCAAAGTTCAAGTTCTGGATCATAAATTCCCACGGAGAGAAATATCAAAGTAGGAAGCACACAATTGCCATTAGCTTTCTGTTAAACCAGGAGTGGGGATTCAGAAGGTTCATCCCTCGAGATTTCCTCCTCTCCAATCAGCAGTGGCTTCTTCCTGGAGACCAGCTCACCCTCTGCTGCAAGGTGAACATAGTAGGAGCTGACTTTAGCATGCCTGGACAGACCATGAGCCCTGCAATCAAGGATCTTAAGCACATATTGACATATGACCTAGGGGAGCTATGGGAGAATTCCCTGTTCACAGACTGCTCCCTTTTGGTAGCTGGCCATGAATTCAGAGCTCACAAGGCCATCCTAGCAGCTCGCTCTCCAGTTTTCAGA CCTGAAGACCAGCCCACCCTCTGCTGCAACATGAACATAGTACAAGGCTCCTTCAGCATTTCTGGACAGTACAGGAAGCTTGCAATCGGGGTTCCAAGCAATAAGAGACCTCCACCTTAG